The uncultured Fusobacterium sp. DNA segment TTTTTTAATTCTTTATCTTTTATATCCAACTCTCTTTTCTTTCTTTTTTTCTGTTCATCGCTCATTTTTAATTTAAAAGTTAACTCAAAACCATAACCACTATACTCCAAATCTTCAGATTCTTTTTCATAAAGTTCACTAAATCCAAAAGTTACAAAGTGATAATATCCCTCTCCCCTAAAAATACTTATTCCATCTAAAGGATCTTCTCCTCCTAATCTTGATGAAACCACAGCATGAAAATGTATCTCCTCTTGATTTGGATATAATTTTTTAAATTTCTTCTCAATTGCATCAAAACCTGATGTATCTATTATTTCAAACTCTTTACTATTTTCCATTTTTTCTTTCACCATATCTGATCTCTTCCAATATCCTTTTACTATCTCTTTTATCCTTTATCTCTAACTCTTTATATTTATCTAAAATATTTAAAATATCCTTTCCCAATAATTTATAATATATTAAAATATCTTCTAATTCATTTTTCATTGTAGCAGTAAACTTACATTTTTCAATTAACTCATTTACAACTTTCTCTTCCTCAGTTGAGAATTTAATCTCTTTTTCTACTTTAAATTCTTTTCTTTCTCCTAACCATTTATCAATCTTAGGTAAAGATTTTTCTATTAAATTTTCTATATCTTCAGATTTTACATTGTTGCTTAAGTAATCTGAGATAATCTTTATAAAGTTTATCTGGTAACTTTTAAAAAAATAGGAACTTGCTTCTGCTAATCCTGCCCCCTCCATATCTACAATATCTCCTATGATACCAACATCAGAATAAACAGGGGTGTTAAAACTTTCTAAGCTTCCCTCTTTAAAAGTATGTTTAAAAATCATATCTGGATAATAACTTTTTTTAAGTTCAGAATTTATTATTTTATTGCAAATTACAATATCTCCAATAATAAATTTGTTATTACTTCCACATACACCTATATTTATAAAAATATCATCCTC contains these protein-coding regions:
- a CDS encoding suppressor of fused domain protein; this translates as MVKEKMENSKEFEIIDTSGFDAIEKKFKKLYPNQEEIHFHAVVSSRLGGEDPLDGISIFRGEGYYHFVTFGFSELYEKESEDLEYSGYGFELTFKLKMSDEQKKRKKRELDIKDKELKNICSIMQELARYVFETGEIFQPNEYIWTGQKEGIDSNKKSKITGFITSLDMAKEIDTPNGKVQFVELIGATDNELKAIDSGKIKVEDILKRLKTDITDYNRKSVI
- a CDS encoding spore photoproduct lyase — protein: MIYLAVALGVEAKPIIKYYNLKRDNEIKKVQIFRNEEIVLIITGVGILKSAISLSFILSKFDIKEDDIFINIGVCGSNNKFIIGDIVICNKIINSELKKSYYPDMIFKHTFKEGSLESFNTPVYSDVGIIGDIVDMEGAGLAEASSYFFKSYQINFIKIISDYLSNNVKSEDIENLIEKSLPKIDKWLGERKEFKVEKEIKFSTEEEKVVNELIEKCKFTATMKNELEDILIYYKLLGKDILNILDKYKELEIKDKRDSKRILEEIRYGERKNGK